A genomic region of Planococcus kocurii contains the following coding sequences:
- the hemH gene encoding ferrochelatase, producing the protein MGLLVMAYGTPYSEDDIERYYTHIRRGRKPSEESLEDLKSRYKAIGGISPLAKITLEQANGLCDRLNDVQDDIEFKMYLGLKHIEPFVEDGVEEMKKDGITEAISIVLAPHFSTFSVKSYNGRAAEAAEKAGISLTSVESWYKEPKFIQYWTEKVSETFDGMSEEERANACLIVSAHSLPEKIIANGDPYPDQLKETAQMIQQATGVKNVEIGWQSAGQTGEPWIGPDVQDLTRDLFEEKGYTSFVYTPVGFVTDHLEVLFDNDYECKVVCDDIGANYYRPKMPNVQPLFIDGLTDVVLRKLAEK; encoded by the coding sequence ATGGGATTATTAGTAATGGCATATGGAACACCTTACTCAGAAGATGATATTGAACGCTACTACACACATATCCGCCGTGGCCGTAAGCCGAGCGAAGAAAGTTTAGAAGACTTGAAAAGTCGTTACAAAGCAATTGGTGGTATTTCGCCACTTGCTAAAATTACATTAGAACAAGCGAATGGCCTATGCGATCGTTTAAATGACGTTCAAGATGACATTGAATTCAAAATGTATCTAGGTCTTAAGCACATTGAGCCATTTGTAGAAGATGGTGTTGAAGAAATGAAAAAAGACGGCATTACAGAAGCAATCTCAATCGTCTTAGCACCCCATTTTTCAACGTTCTCAGTAAAATCATATAATGGCCGTGCAGCAGAAGCAGCTGAAAAAGCAGGCATCTCTTTGACTTCTGTTGAAAGTTGGTACAAAGAACCAAAATTCATCCAATATTGGACGGAAAAAGTAAGTGAAACGTTTGATGGAATGTCAGAAGAAGAACGAGCAAATGCTTGTTTAATCGTTTCTGCACACTCATTGCCAGAAAAAATTATTGCAAACGGTGATCCATACCCAGACCAATTAAAAGAAACAGCCCAAATGATTCAGCAAGCAACGGGCGTTAAAAATGTAGAAATTGGCTGGCAAAGTGCCGGACAAACGGGCGAACCTTGGATTGGACCAGATGTTCAAGACTTAACTCGTGATCTTTTCGAAGAAAAAGGGTATACATCATTTGTTTATACACCAGTTGGCTTTGTAACAGATCATTTAGAAGTTCTTTTCGATAACGATTATGAATGTAAAGTAGTATGCGATGACATTGGTGCAAATTATTATCGTCCAAAAATGCCGAACGTTCAGCCTTTATTTATTGATGGGTTAACAGATGTCGTATTGCGCAAACTAGCAGAAAAATAA
- the hemE gene encoding uroporphyrinogen decarboxylase has translation MTFNDTYLRAARGEKTDHVPVWYMRQAGRSQPEYRKIKEKYSLEEITHQPELCAYVTKLPVDQYNNDAAILYKDIVTPLPAIGVDVKIKSGIGPVIDNPIRTMADIERLGDINPEQDVDYVLETIRILTQEQLNVPLIGFSGAPFTLASYMIEGGPSKSYNKTKAMMVSEPAMWFALMDKLADTIIPYVKAQVKAGAKAIQIFDSWVGALNVEDYRIFIKPVMDRIFAELRTENVPLTIFGVGASHLAKEWHELPVDVVGLDWRLPISEARSMGLTKALQGNFDPAYLLADWSVIEERAKKILDMGMQNDGYIFNLGHGVFPEVNPDTLKRLTSFVHEYSAAHKNNWK, from the coding sequence ATGACATTTAATGATACTTATCTTCGCGCAGCACGTGGAGAAAAAACAGATCACGTACCCGTTTGGTATATGAGACAAGCTGGACGTTCACAGCCAGAGTACCGCAAAATCAAAGAAAAATACTCATTAGAGGAAATTACGCATCAACCAGAATTGTGTGCATATGTTACCAAGCTTCCAGTGGATCAGTATAATAACGATGCGGCCATTCTGTATAAAGACATTGTGACACCACTGCCGGCAATTGGAGTGGACGTAAAAATCAAGTCAGGAATCGGTCCGGTTATCGATAACCCAATCCGTACGATGGCAGATATCGAACGCTTAGGAGACATTAATCCTGAACAAGATGTCGATTATGTACTTGAAACAATTCGTATACTAACACAAGAACAATTAAACGTGCCGTTGATTGGGTTTTCAGGCGCACCTTTTACATTGGCGAGTTATATGATTGAAGGCGGTCCTTCGAAGAGCTACAACAAAACAAAAGCAATGATGGTTTCTGAGCCCGCTATGTGGTTTGCCTTGATGGACAAACTAGCCGACACAATCATTCCTTATGTAAAAGCACAAGTAAAAGCAGGAGCTAAAGCGATCCAAATTTTCGACTCGTGGGTTGGTGCCTTGAACGTTGAAGATTACCGTATTTTCATCAAACCGGTAATGGATCGTATTTTCGCAGAATTGCGTACAGAAAATGTACCATTAACCATCTTTGGAGTAGGCGCAAGTCATTTAGCTAAAGAATGGCACGAACTTCCTGTCGACGTCGTTGGACTGGATTGGCGTTTGCCGATTTCAGAAGCGCGTTCAATGGGCTTAACAAAAGCGTTGCAAGGCAACTTTGACCCAGCTTATTTATTGGCAGATTGGTCAGTAATCGAAGAGCGGGCGAAAAAGATTTTAGATATGGGTATGCAAAATGATGGGTATATCTTTAACTTAGGTCACGGAGTATTCCCAGAGGTTAATCCAGATACTTTGAAACGCTTAACATCATTTGTTCACGAATACAGTGCTGCACATAAAAATAACTGGAAGTAA
- a CDS encoding antibiotic biosynthesis monooxygenase family protein — translation MNFYMTTGTYDYMKKMRDKHPQETMVVMQGENTTMMMHETKGKTIFQTPRRYEIVDGTGDLTEKGFFVLNNIPVTEEGRPIFEHRFKNRAGAIENEPGYIAFRVLRPLDSDTYIVLTEWESPVFYEKWKESQAFAQAHSEKPDSGAQRPNIFSGVSHISTYRAKPEED, via the coding sequence ATGAACTTTTACATGACAACTGGAACATACGACTACATGAAAAAAATGCGTGACAAACACCCACAAGAGACGATGGTCGTCATGCAGGGCGAAAATACGACAATGATGATGCACGAAACAAAAGGAAAAACTATTTTCCAAACACCTCGGCGTTATGAAATCGTCGATGGGACAGGTGACTTAACTGAGAAAGGATTTTTCGTTTTAAACAATATACCGGTAACTGAAGAAGGTCGTCCAATTTTTGAACATCGTTTTAAAAATCGTGCGGGTGCTATTGAAAACGAACCCGGATACATTGCATTTCGTGTTTTAAGACCGCTTGATTCAGATACTTATATCGTTTTGACTGAATGGGAATCTCCTGTTTTTTATGAAAAATGGAAAGAGTCTCAAGCTTTTGCACAAGCTCATTCTGAGAAACCGGATAGTGGTGCACAGCGGCCAAATATTTTCTCAGGTGTTTCTCATATCAGTACCTATAGAGCAAAGCCTGAAGAAGATTAA
- a CDS encoding sodium:calcium antiporter, whose protein sequence is MVFVIFILAAALTVFASIKLSQYADVISSKTAMGGMMVGTLLLAGATSLPEVSTSFSAAAIGNADIAVGNMIGSNLFNLFILAGFDFLLRGRRILDRASRNNIYTALLGTLLTVLVILALWLRIDVQILGIGLDALIIAITYIVGMIAINKLPSLDPQAEAIAESEEEPDNPSASLSSKAAIFRFVIAALIILAAGTALSITGDEIAIITGIGSSFIGSFLIAAATSLPEAISVFVALRLNNVNMAVGAILGSNIFNMIILALSDPVYTAGTIISGVSGANMIIAIGVLIMSLLALFSLYRKKSGSTLSYALPSVIIVVVYFAASYFNFTY, encoded by the coding sequence TTGGTTTTTGTTATTTTTATATTAGCGGCGGCACTTACTGTATTTGCCTCCATCAAGCTATCTCAATATGCAGATGTCATCAGTTCCAAAACAGCAATGGGCGGCATGATGGTCGGTACATTATTATTAGCAGGTGCTACTTCTCTGCCTGAAGTTTCCACTAGTTTTTCTGCCGCAGCGATTGGCAACGCTGATATCGCTGTTGGAAACATGATCGGATCGAACTTGTTTAACTTGTTCATCCTCGCTGGATTTGATTTTCTCTTGCGTGGTCGACGTATTTTAGATCGAGCTTCACGCAATAATATTTATACAGCACTTCTTGGAACCTTATTAACGGTTTTGGTCATTTTGGCACTTTGGTTACGCATTGATGTCCAAATTTTAGGTATTGGTTTAGATGCATTAATCATTGCCATCACTTATATAGTTGGTATGATTGCTATCAATAAATTGCCGTCTCTTGATCCTCAAGCAGAAGCAATTGCCGAGTCAGAAGAAGAACCTGATAACCCAAGTGCTTCTTTATCGTCAAAAGCAGCCATTTTTCGTTTTGTTATCGCGGCACTGATCATTTTAGCTGCTGGGACGGCGCTATCCATTACAGGAGACGAAATTGCGATCATTACTGGAATCGGCTCTAGCTTTATCGGTAGTTTCTTAATTGCAGCAGCGACTTCTCTTCCAGAAGCCATTTCTGTTTTTGTGGCGCTACGATTGAACAATGTGAACATGGCTGTTGGTGCAATTCTCGGAAGCAACATCTTTAATATGATCATTCTTGCCCTTTCTGACCCTGTATATACTGCTGGGACAATTATTTCAGGGGTATCTGGTGCGAATATGATTATCGCTATCGGTGTATTGATCATGTCATTGCTCGCTTTGTTTTCGCTTTATAGAAAAAAGAGTGGTTCTACATTATCCTATGCACTACCGTCAGTTATTATTGTCGTTGTGTATTTCGCAGCATCTTACTTTAATTTCACTTACTAA
- a CDS encoding amidohydrolase gives MIDTLYAKLDAAYPEMVEIRRHLHMNPEPSFQETQTAQFIRDYYEKLGVDVKHNIGGNGVVATIQGAKPGKTVALRADFDALPIQDQKEGVSYRSTVDGVMHACGHDGHTATLLVLGKTLYTMREELAGTYILIHQHAEELVPGGAKSMIEAGVLEGVDAIFGTHLWSTTPFGRIDTRVGPIMAAADSFQLKIQGRGGHGASPHETIDAVVVGSQIVSTLQSLVSRRVDPLESAVLSIGSFVAQNPFNIIADQAVLSGTVRSFKEDVRSLMETEMERVIKGTSLANNSRYEFNFKRGYPAVINHEKETLYIKSIAETVPGVTEVFDCPPQMGGEDFAYYLEEIPGAFFFTGAMPDGDVFPHHHPKFDFKEEAMLVAAKTLGTAAIHFHQ, from the coding sequence ATGATTGATACGCTTTACGCTAAATTAGATGCTGCTTACCCAGAAATGGTCGAGATTCGTCGTCACCTCCACATGAATCCTGAACCGTCGTTTCAAGAAACCCAAACTGCTCAGTTTATTCGAGATTATTACGAAAAATTAGGCGTTGACGTTAAACACAATATTGGTGGAAATGGTGTCGTCGCAACCATTCAAGGCGCAAAACCTGGAAAAACCGTTGCATTGCGCGCTGATTTTGATGCCTTGCCGATTCAGGACCAGAAAGAAGGAGTATCTTACCGATCAACTGTTGATGGTGTCATGCATGCATGCGGACACGATGGTCATACAGCCACTCTCTTAGTTTTAGGGAAAACACTCTACACCATGCGTGAAGAATTAGCAGGAACCTACATATTAATTCATCAGCACGCTGAAGAACTCGTTCCTGGAGGGGCAAAGTCTATGATAGAAGCTGGTGTCTTGGAAGGCGTTGATGCCATTTTTGGCACACACCTTTGGTCAACGACACCATTCGGGAGAATTGACACACGTGTCGGTCCAATTATGGCAGCAGCAGATAGCTTTCAATTGAAAATTCAAGGTCGTGGTGGTCACGGAGCAAGTCCTCATGAAACCATTGACGCAGTTGTCGTCGGCTCTCAAATTGTCTCTACTCTCCAGTCTTTAGTATCTAGACGTGTAGATCCTTTAGAATCTGCTGTCTTATCTATCGGTTCGTTTGTTGCGCAAAACCCTTTTAATATTATCGCAGACCAAGCAGTATTGTCAGGTACTGTCCGTTCATTTAAGGAAGATGTTCGTAGCTTGATGGAAACAGAAATGGAGCGCGTCATTAAAGGAACGAGTTTGGCTAACAACAGTCGTTATGAATTTAATTTCAAACGAGGCTATCCGGCTGTCATTAATCATGAAAAAGAAACGCTTTATATTAAAAGCATTGCGGAAACCGTTCCAGGCGTTACAGAAGTCTTTGACTGCCCACCTCAAATGGGTGGAGAAGATTTCGCCTACTACTTAGAGGAAATTCCTGGAGCCTTCTTCTTTACAGGAGCTATGCCCGATGGTGATGTGTTCCCCCACCACCATCCGAAATTCGATTTTAAAGAAGAAGCGATGCTTGTCGCCGCTAAAACTTTAGGCACAGCAGCTATTCATTTTCATCAATAA
- a CDS encoding ABC transporter permease — MKNLHDIWSRRLHKHTVEVQNYLKYIFTGHIAVVLLFALGAAGFAYSEWIQDIPPEFPAAWLLAGVFGLLLAISPPSTLLKEADTVYFLPLESKLDEFLKPALKWSFVSQLYLPVVVFIVSLPMVNALYGLPSSFLIGFPILLLLIKWWNVQTEFAFRRQGAGEGVWLDRLLRFLLVGLFTYFYIEEQLIVAVFVLFAIIFYGKWITRKAVGKPFAYEHFIALEENRMLRFYQFANYFTDVPHLKGKIKVRSWLNWIYRFIKPGAKNAHLYLVCRTFIRSDELFYLWVRLTVIVMIGAWFVPFQVGVALFAGALAFATTIQIWQGLTHTQHFRMDNLFPLSHFSRQQAVFKLILALQLVQSIAAAIMLVIMGQLITALITLMVILVVSFVTVTVLKSKKT; from the coding sequence ATGAAGAATTTGCATGATATTTGGTCGAGACGACTTCATAAGCACACCGTTGAAGTTCAAAACTATTTAAAATATATTTTTACAGGTCATATTGCCGTCGTTTTACTTTTTGCACTCGGAGCTGCCGGTTTTGCTTATAGCGAATGGATACAGGATATTCCACCTGAATTCCCAGCCGCATGGCTATTAGCAGGAGTGTTTGGATTGTTGCTCGCCATCAGTCCACCGTCAACCTTGTTAAAAGAAGCGGATACGGTGTATTTTTTGCCATTGGAAAGCAAATTAGATGAGTTTTTGAAACCTGCTTTAAAATGGTCGTTCGTGTCTCAACTGTATTTGCCGGTAGTCGTTTTCATCGTTTCGCTGCCGATGGTCAACGCCCTATACGGTCTGCCGTCTTCTTTTTTGATTGGCTTTCCAATTCTCTTACTGCTAATCAAATGGTGGAATGTTCAAACTGAATTCGCCTTTCGACGCCAAGGAGCAGGAGAAGGCGTGTGGCTAGACCGATTGTTACGTTTTTTGCTAGTTGGTTTGTTCACCTACTTTTATATAGAAGAGCAGTTAATAGTTGCTGTATTTGTTCTGTTTGCTATCATTTTTTATGGCAAATGGATTACTCGTAAAGCCGTTGGCAAGCCTTTTGCTTATGAGCATTTTATTGCACTAGAAGAAAATCGCATGCTGCGTTTTTATCAGTTTGCTAATTACTTTACCGATGTCCCTCATCTAAAGGGAAAAATAAAAGTCAGGTCATGGCTCAATTGGATTTATCGCTTTATTAAGCCGGGAGCAAAAAATGCTCACTTGTATTTGGTTTGTAGAACGTTTATCCGGTCAGATGAATTATTTTATTTATGGGTACGGCTAACTGTCATTGTTATGATAGGTGCTTGGTTCGTTCCGTTTCAAGTGGGTGTGGCATTGTTTGCAGGCGCGTTGGCGTTCGCAACCACTATTCAAATTTGGCAGGGCTTGACACATACACAACATTTCCGAATGGACAATTTGTTTCCACTATCTCACTTTAGTAGACAACAAGCTGTTTTTAAACTTATTCTTGCGTTGCAACTAGTGCAGAGCATCGCTGCAGCCATCATGTTAGTAATTATGGGTCAGTTGATCACAGCTTTGATAACGCTTATGGTTATTTTGGTCGTGTCTTTCGTGACTGTTACTGTATTAAAAAGTAAAAAAACTTAA
- a CDS encoding ABC transporter ATP-binding protein, whose translation MAILEVDALTGGYTRKPVLQEVTFSIGKGELVGLIGLNGAGKSTTIKHIIGLMQPKSGQIRLNGKTFEEDMDTYRSAFSYIPETPVLYEELTLREHLELTAMAYNIDAKLFEKRSAELLKEFRMEKRLKWFPSHFSKGMRQKVMIMSAFLVNPALYIIDEPFVGLDPLGIKSLLDQMEKQKKKGASVLMSTHILSTAERYCDRIILLHNGRVRASGTMEDLRKAFNMPDASLDDLYIAMTEDELNEEFA comes from the coding sequence ATGGCTATTTTGGAAGTTGATGCGTTAACAGGGGGGTATACACGTAAACCCGTTTTACAAGAAGTGACGTTTTCGATAGGAAAAGGAGAACTTGTGGGCTTGATTGGCTTGAACGGAGCAGGCAAGAGTACCACCATCAAACATATTATCGGTTTGATGCAACCAAAATCAGGGCAGATCCGCTTGAATGGCAAAACTTTTGAAGAAGATATGGACACGTATCGATCTGCTTTTTCCTATATTCCGGAGACTCCAGTGTTATATGAAGAATTAACATTGCGTGAACATCTTGAACTGACAGCGATGGCTTATAATATCGATGCTAAGCTGTTTGAAAAACGTTCTGCAGAATTGTTGAAGGAATTTCGAATGGAAAAGCGCCTAAAATGGTTCCCGTCACATTTTTCAAAAGGAATGCGTCAAAAAGTGATGATTATGAGTGCGTTTCTCGTGAATCCCGCACTGTATATCATCGACGAACCTTTTGTTGGACTCGATCCACTGGGTATTAAATCACTATTAGATCAAATGGAAAAACAAAAGAAAAAAGGCGCATCGGTGCTGATGTCGACACATATTTTGTCCACAGCTGAGCGTTATTGTGACCGGATTATCCTGCTTCATAATGGCCGTGTGCGAGCAAGTGGGACAATGGAAGATTTGCGCAAAGCCTTTAATATGCCAGATGCGTCGCTAGACGATTTGTATATTGCGATGACCGAGGATGAGCTAAATGAAGAATTTGCATGA
- a CDS encoding HIT family protein, producing the protein MTNCIFCKIIAGEIPSVKIYEDEHVFAFMDIMPLSKGHTLLIPKTHREFVYDMTPEEAANLFSVAPKIAKAINETFQPEGMNLLNNNGAKAGQSVFHFHLHFIPRYGQSDGFGAKWMTKEKEFTSERIQELAESVKEKLNAEA; encoded by the coding sequence ATGACAAATTGTATTTTCTGCAAAATTATTGCAGGCGAAATCCCTAGCGTAAAAATTTATGAAGATGAGCACGTCTTCGCTTTTATGGATATTATGCCCTTGTCAAAAGGCCATACTTTACTTATTCCGAAAACACATCGTGAATTCGTATACGACATGACCCCAGAAGAAGCAGCCAACTTGTTTTCCGTAGCTCCTAAAATTGCTAAAGCTATCAATGAAACCTTTCAACCTGAAGGCATGAACCTGCTAAACAATAATGGCGCAAAAGCCGGACAAAGTGTTTTCCACTTCCACTTACACTTTATCCCACGCTATGGTCAAAGTGATGGTTTCGGTGCCAAGTGGATGACCAAGGAAAAAGAATTCACTTCTGAACGTATACAGGAACTGGCAGAAAGCGTAAAAGAAAAGTTAAACGCTGAAGCTTGA
- a CDS encoding tryptophan transporter — translation MNTKNLVLMALLVSVGATLYVVIPGINGGMKPDFMLTMMFVGILLFPNVKNVFLLAVTTGVLSGLFSTFPGGFFPNIIDKFITAFVFLALVMLLKKFVAKLPVTIALVAMGTVLSGTIFLSAAIFVIGANIPFSLLFVTVVLPAVLLNGIAFAFIYPIVITLVKRSKFETAVSQAA, via the coding sequence ATGAATACGAAAAATCTAGTTTTAATGGCGCTGTTGGTCAGTGTCGGAGCCACACTTTATGTAGTGATTCCAGGCATCAACGGCGGGATGAAGCCCGACTTTATGTTGACAATGATGTTTGTCGGAATTCTGTTGTTCCCAAATGTAAAAAATGTCTTCTTATTAGCAGTAACGACCGGTGTCTTATCAGGTCTATTCTCGACATTCCCAGGCGGCTTTTTCCCGAATATTATCGATAAATTTATCACAGCGTTTGTGTTCCTTGCTTTGGTCATGCTATTGAAAAAATTCGTTGCAAAGTTACCTGTTACGATTGCCCTTGTTGCAATGGGAACTGTATTATCGGGAACGATTTTCCTTTCTGCTGCTATTTTCGTTATTGGCGCCAACATTCCTTTTAGTTTGTTGTTTGTCACAGTAGTGCTGCCTGCAGTTTTGTTAAACGGAATCGCTTTCGCTTTTATTTACCCGATTGTGATTACATTGGTCAAGCGTTCAAAATTCGAAACGGCGGTTTCGCAAGCCGCCTAA